One genomic segment of Photobacterium sp. DA100 includes these proteins:
- a CDS encoding ABC transporter ATP-binding protein — translation MTKTQFFAHFLRMNRKSYILAIFFIFLVNWLQVEIPRYIQLAIDLIDNGSPDGHQQLTTYVSIVVFMAIAMVVVRIWSRMYALNPGRVTEAALKNILLHKLTRLPNNFHSQFASGKLISIINNDLGGVRLLFGLGFLQFFNVLLALSLTPLWMWRISPELTLYSVIPIIIAFVIFRIGFKQMKTLHMEHMRRLQNLSAQLMGYLSGIDLIKSEQMSPWVKDEVEKLNQQLLHCRMQITRIQVFFMPVLDYANNLMKIVILGLGGYMLMSQQLTLGEITAFLSYSVLLAMPLMQLGRIATIYQRGMVGIESVQTILNAEIPQQDVTPLPQRELDSLQAKTLSVRNLSFSYPGDEALVLDNVSFDIPPGKKIGVLGSIGAGKTTLVNCLNHHLDVPAGSVFLGDKDITTFARSDLRRYIKTVTQDPYLFSATVEDNIRFGSHAPDIAKTQVDEVLSLSQLSGDVGRFENGDQTMVGEKGIMLSGGQKQRLSIARALLEPSDLIILDNVLSAVDYETERNILEGLFDRLQNQSVLVVSHRVNALEYMDEIIVLSEGKVIAKGDHTTLLQTCPYYFDTWKLQQSEAEAAAC, via the coding sequence ATGACTAAAACACAATTTTTTGCGCACTTTCTGCGTATGAATCGCAAGTCATACATACTGGCGATTTTTTTCATTTTTCTCGTTAACTGGCTCCAAGTCGAAATCCCCCGTTATATCCAGTTGGCAATTGATCTTATCGACAACGGCTCACCAGACGGCCACCAGCAGCTGACAACCTATGTGAGCATCGTGGTATTCATGGCTATTGCCATGGTTGTGGTTCGCATTTGGTCACGCATGTACGCACTTAACCCTGGCCGCGTTACAGAGGCAGCCCTCAAGAATATACTGCTGCACAAGTTGACCCGCTTACCCAATAACTTTCATAGCCAATTTGCATCAGGAAAGCTCATCTCGATCATCAATAATGATTTAGGTGGCGTCCGCCTGCTGTTTGGCCTTGGCTTCCTGCAATTTTTCAATGTCTTACTTGCGCTATCTCTCACACCTCTCTGGATGTGGCGCATTTCACCCGAGCTGACACTTTACTCCGTGATTCCTATCATCATCGCTTTTGTGATTTTCCGTATCGGCTTTAAACAAATGAAAACACTGCATATGGAACATATGCGCCGGTTGCAGAACCTCTCTGCCCAGCTGATGGGTTACTTGTCCGGGATCGATCTAATAAAGAGCGAGCAGATGTCCCCGTGGGTAAAAGACGAAGTCGAAAAGCTTAACCAGCAACTGCTTCACTGCCGGATGCAGATCACCCGTATTCAGGTGTTTTTTATGCCTGTGCTGGATTACGCCAACAACCTCATGAAGATTGTTATCCTCGGACTTGGCGGTTATATGCTGATGAGCCAGCAGCTCACTTTAGGCGAGATAACGGCTTTTCTCAGCTATTCTGTCTTACTGGCTATGCCGCTGATGCAACTAGGGCGAATTGCGACCATCTATCAGCGCGGCATGGTTGGGATCGAAAGCGTGCAAACTATCCTCAATGCTGAGATCCCTCAGCAAGATGTCACCCCACTGCCGCAACGTGAACTTGATAGCTTACAGGCAAAAACGTTATCTGTACGTAACCTGAGTTTCAGCTACCCGGGTGACGAGGCTTTAGTTCTGGATAACGTCAGTTTCGATATCCCCCCGGGTAAAAAAATCGGTGTTCTCGGCAGCATCGGGGCAGGAAAAACCACTCTGGTCAACTGCCTCAATCACCATCTGGATGTACCGGCAGGCAGCGTTTTCCTCGGCGATAAAGACATCACCACTTTTGCCCGCTCCGACCTGCGCCGCTATATCAAAACGGTCACACAAGACCCGTATTTATTCTCGGCAACGGTAGAGGATAATATTCGCTTCGGCAGCCACGCCCCGGACATTGCGAAAACTCAAGTCGATGAAGTGTTGTCACTTAGCCAACTTTCTGGTGATGTTGGCCGTTTTGAGAACGGCGATCAAACCATGGTCGGCGAAAAAGGGATCATGCTCTCCGGTGGCCAGAAACAACGTTTGAGCATTGCCCGAGCCCTGCTTGAGCCAAGTGATTTGATCATCTTGGACAATGTCTTGTCTGCGGTTGATTACGAGACAGAACGCAATATTCTGGAAGGCTTGTTTGACCGTTTGCAGAATCAATCCGTCCTCGTCGTCTCCCATCGCGTTAACGCCCTCGAATATATGGATGAAATCATTGTTCTCAGTGAAGGAAAGGTAATTGCCAAAGGTGATCACACTACCCTGCTCCAAACTTGCCCTTACTATTTTGATACCTGGAAACTGCAACAGAGCGAAGCGGAGGCAGCAGCATGTTAA
- a CDS encoding ABC transporter ATP-binding protein, with protein sequence MLKGIDVKYLKHFFKFAKKYKGSAILGISMLPLTVATSLLFPWLIIQVIDTHLSQENTNGMWLYIMALVGVLIVDYIVDTTYSYNLRKTGQYTITDMRSVLVDRVLRLPRSYFDNTPNGVTLSRLTSDLETIGETFIQSVVGLVRDSLNTIALLVMMLFIDWQLTLIVLVIMPPVMYLTMYVRNRLRELHLTTRSSLARGIGYLQEVILGVKTVQLYRAEEAVEQKYKGYTDEFLKAQKKVNKYDAVLFSFISGITSITVALMIWYGSGQVLEASLTLGVLIAFINTLEKVFVPIRDFTSQIASIQSSFAAFDHIEELFVEPIEEEGRDLQPTHKVEQQLKEFVSLEFRNVSFRYKDDAPYVLKNVSFILEKGHQIALVGSTGSGKSTIMRLISKTYQDYEGSILLNGIELSEVAIEDCAHLFSLMMQDVHLFEETIHFNIALGKTGISREQVEQASRYVYANSFIEQLPQGYDFPLDKNGANLSVGQTQLISFARAVAQGGQVMMLDEATSSVDSITEDLIQKAMQRLFKEKTVIAIAHRLSTVRHSDMILVLEKGEIVERGNHQELVTQNGIYAGLLNESTLQSSAPELN encoded by the coding sequence ATGTTAAAGGGCATTGATGTTAAATACCTAAAGCACTTTTTTAAATTTGCCAAGAAATACAAAGGCTCTGCCATCCTGGGTATTTCCATGTTGCCGCTCACCGTTGCAACCAGTTTGCTGTTCCCATGGCTGATTATCCAGGTGATTGATACTCACCTTTCGCAGGAAAACACCAACGGCATGTGGCTATATATCATGGCGCTTGTTGGGGTTTTGATTGTCGACTACATTGTTGATACCACCTATTCTTACAACCTGCGCAAAACAGGCCAGTACACTATTACGGATATGCGTTCAGTGCTTGTTGACCGCGTATTGAGACTACCCCGCAGCTATTTTGATAACACGCCAAACGGCGTGACGCTTTCTCGACTTACCAGTGATCTTGAAACCATTGGCGAGACATTCATCCAATCCGTTGTTGGGCTGGTTCGAGATAGCCTCAATACCATTGCTTTACTAGTGATGATGCTCTTTATCGACTGGCAACTGACACTGATTGTCTTGGTTATCATGCCACCGGTGATGTACCTGACGATGTATGTTCGCAACCGCCTGCGGGAACTGCACTTGACCACCCGTTCTTCATTGGCCCGTGGTATCGGCTATTTGCAGGAAGTGATCTTAGGCGTCAAAACCGTTCAGTTATACCGTGCAGAAGAGGCCGTCGAACAAAAATACAAAGGCTATACCGATGAGTTTTTAAAAGCGCAGAAGAAGGTCAATAAATACGATGCCGTATTGTTTTCCTTCATCTCCGGCATTACCTCTATCACTGTGGCACTGATGATTTGGTACGGCTCTGGGCAAGTCTTGGAGGCGTCACTGACTTTGGGTGTGCTGATTGCGTTTATCAACACATTGGAGAAAGTGTTTGTACCTATCCGAGATTTCACCTCGCAAATTGCCTCGATCCAAAGCTCATTTGCTGCGTTCGACCATATAGAAGAACTATTCGTCGAGCCAATCGAAGAGGAAGGCCGTGATTTGCAGCCGACACACAAAGTGGAACAACAGCTTAAAGAGTTTGTCAGCCTTGAGTTCAGAAATGTCAGCTTCCGATACAAAGATGACGCCCCTTACGTGCTGAAAAACGTGTCCTTTATTTTGGAAAAAGGCCATCAGATCGCGCTGGTTGGCTCAACCGGCTCAGGCAAGTCAACGATTATGCGCCTGATCTCGAAAACCTATCAAGATTACGAGGGCAGCATCCTACTAAATGGCATTGAGCTCTCTGAAGTTGCCATTGAAGATTGTGCCCATCTATTTTCATTGATGATGCAGGATGTCCACTTGTTTGAAGAAACCATTCACTTCAATATTGCCTTGGGCAAAACAGGCATCTCACGCGAGCAGGTTGAGCAGGCATCGCGTTATGTTTACGCCAATAGCTTTATCGAGCAACTACCACAAGGCTATGACTTCCCGTTAGATAAAAACGGCGCTAACCTTTCCGTTGGCCAAACCCAGTTAATCTCCTTTGCCCGTGCAGTGGCACAAGGCGGACAAGTAATGATGCTCGATGAGGCCACCAGCTCAGTTGATTCCATCACCGAAGATCTGATCCAAAAAGCCATGCAGCGCTTGTTCAAAGAAAAGACCGTTATCGCAATCGCCCACCGCCTTAGCACAGTGCGCCACTCAGATATGATCCTGGTTCTGGAAAAAGGCGAGATTGTCGAGCGGGGGAACCACCAAGAACTGGTTACCCAAAATGGTATTTACGCAGGATTGCTCAATGAGTCGACGTTGCAGTCTTCAGCTCCAGAGCTAAATTAA
- a CDS encoding YcxB family protein, with translation MSKDFDFTTEYTIDKAFLAECYDQTSRPAVFPQAYLKGILFLLFGVVLVKFELLPSGYVGWFFIFLSIIEALSVYFKRAWWLWRQTLSMSSGSKVVFHVDSNGVSYKSGKNTRNIAWSEIDQLQQSDLGFILHMGKQRQYVSKSCLNDEVIAFMVEQHAVSKMN, from the coding sequence ATGTCTAAAGATTTTGATTTCACCACAGAATACACCATCGACAAGGCCTTTTTAGCAGAATGTTATGATCAAACTAGCCGTCCTGCTGTATTTCCACAAGCCTATTTAAAAGGAATACTTTTTCTTCTTTTTGGGGTGGTTTTAGTAAAATTTGAACTGCTACCCAGTGGTTACGTTGGTTGGTTCTTTATTTTTTTGAGTATTATTGAGGCGCTTAGTGTTTATTTTAAGAGAGCCTGGTGGTTGTGGCGACAAACTCTCAGCATGAGCTCTGGCAGCAAAGTGGTATTTCACGTTGACTCTAACGGTGTGAGTTATAAAAGCGGTAAAAACACCCGTAACATCGCCTGGAGTGAAATCGACCAACTTCAGCAAAGCGATTTAGGTTTTATCCTTCATATGGGTAAACAGCGCCAATATGTCAGTAAGTCTTGCTTAAATGATGAAGTGATCGCGTTCATGGTAGAGCAGCACGCTGTATCAAAAATGAACTAA
- the iadA gene encoding beta-aspartyl-peptidase encodes MFTLLKNTNLYNPNKVGKTDILIGQGKILAIEPNLNVCGLPSVTTIDCCGKIATPGLIDQHVHLIGGGGESGFGSRVPQVSLKKLLQAGTTTVIGVLGTDGISRSPRDLYAKAAALTESGMTAYMYTGSYEVPTKTITGAIRDDIAFIPSVLGVKIALADHRCSFPTTQELARITSDIRVAGMLSGKRGVLHIHMGDLPNAFDKINELLDMGIPIKHFSPTHLERNSGLFDEAIGFALKGGKIDITSAPGNFADQEQMIKHALESGVAADRITTSSDGNGSLPEFNEQGELTGIVAASCDSNLEFLPKLINVGIEPEQAIAMMTANVADTLGINKGRVELGCDADICIFNDDFSIHSVIAKGKTMILDGDVLIKDNFE; translated from the coding sequence ATGTTTACCCTACTGAAAAATACGAATCTCTATAATCCCAATAAAGTCGGCAAGACCGATATTTTAATCGGACAAGGAAAGATACTCGCCATTGAGCCCAACCTAAATGTCTGCGGGCTGCCGAGTGTCACGACGATTGATTGCTGCGGGAAAATCGCCACGCCGGGATTGATTGATCAACATGTTCACCTTATCGGCGGTGGCGGAGAGTCCGGTTTTGGCAGCCGAGTGCCGCAGGTTAGCCTTAAAAAGCTGCTGCAGGCCGGCACTACCACGGTTATTGGTGTGCTGGGAACCGATGGTATCTCGCGCTCGCCTCGAGATTTGTATGCCAAAGCCGCCGCACTGACGGAAAGTGGCATGACTGCTTACATGTATACCGGCTCCTACGAGGTCCCAACCAAGACCATTACCGGGGCGATTCGGGATGATATTGCCTTTATTCCGTCTGTTCTGGGCGTAAAAATCGCTTTGGCTGATCACCGCTGTTCTTTCCCAACAACACAGGAACTGGCTCGCATTACCTCAGATATCAGGGTTGCCGGGATGCTATCTGGCAAGCGAGGTGTACTGCATATTCATATGGGCGATCTGCCCAACGCATTTGACAAGATCAATGAGCTCCTCGATATGGGGATACCGATCAAGCATTTCTCGCCGACCCACCTCGAGCGCAATTCAGGGTTGTTTGACGAAGCAATTGGCTTTGCCCTGAAAGGCGGGAAAATCGATATTACGTCTGCGCCTGGCAATTTTGCTGATCAAGAGCAGATGATAAAACATGCCCTCGAATCTGGAGTCGCTGCAGACCGAATTACCACCAGCTCAGATGGCAATGGCAGCCTGCCGGAATTTAATGAGCAAGGCGAGCTTACCGGTATTGTTGCGGCAAGCTGTGATAGCAACCTGGAATTTTTACCGAAACTAATCAATGTAGGTATTGAACCAGAGCAGGCTATTGCAATGATGACAGCTAACGTTGCCGATACATTAGGAATAAATAAAGGTCGAGTTGAATTAGGTTGTGATGCAGATATCTGCATTTTTAATGATGACTTCTCGATTCATTCCGTAATTGCCAAAGGAAAAACAATGATTTTGGATGGTGACGTATTAATAAAAGACAACTTTGAATAA
- a CDS encoding DUF2971 domain-containing protein: MDGNTLFHYTSTDGLFGVMLNKEIWFTDYQFLNDKGEFKKALHALTGRLRDSDYTTCSMMLEMLLHQIETQHSMCVCSFSGTSDSLTQWRFYGDDCRGSCIGFRSDVLKNNTSDSPSLTCSAHYFSGTLMLSETFKCSYDPLHNYIEETIFLFKELFDYLNAIDMQHQHEQQSVLEALAPHYKSSLFSLLKTLFAWKHHDFINEDESRAIALVPLNELSYRVNRNLITPYYKRTLEDVFSMESIKVIILGAKSDKRNSLAISSLTSQYGEQALLWEANARELSETRPETYEDVGQCARHKTQYN, encoded by the coding sequence GTGGACGGAAATACACTGTTTCATTACACCTCAACGGACGGACTCTTTGGCGTTATGCTCAACAAAGAGATATGGTTTACCGATTACCAGTTTTTGAACGACAAAGGGGAGTTCAAAAAAGCGTTACATGCCCTGACCGGGCGGCTCCGTGACTCGGACTACACCACATGCAGTATGATGCTGGAAATGCTACTGCACCAAATCGAAACCCAGCACTCCATGTGTGTCTGCTCTTTTTCCGGTACCAGTGATTCCCTTACTCAGTGGCGCTTTTATGGTGATGATTGCCGCGGCAGCTGTATCGGTTTTCGGTCCGATGTACTGAAAAACAACACCAGTGATAGTCCCTCACTAACCTGTTCTGCTCACTACTTTAGCGGAACGCTAATGCTGAGTGAGACATTCAAGTGCAGCTATGACCCACTACATAACTATATCGAGGAAACCATTTTCCTGTTCAAAGAGCTGTTTGATTATTTGAACGCCATTGACATGCAGCATCAACATGAGCAGCAAAGTGTTCTGGAAGCCTTGGCGCCACATTACAAGTCCTCGCTCTTTTCCTTGCTCAAAACCCTATTTGCCTGGAAGCATCATGACTTCATTAACGAAGATGAGTCACGCGCCATTGCACTGGTTCCGCTGAACGAACTGAGCTATCGCGTGAACCGGAACCTTATCACCCCATATTACAAGCGTACCTTGGAAGATGTCTTTTCTATGGAGTCGATAAAAGTCATCATTCTCGGGGCAAAATCCGACAAAAGAAACTCACTGGCTATCTCTAGCTTAACCTCGCAGTACGGCGAGCAAGCCTTGCTGTGGGAAGCCAACGCCCGAGAGCTATCTGAAACAAGGCCTGAAACCTATGAAGATGTCGGGCAATGTGCAAGGCATAAAACCCAATACAATTGA
- a CDS encoding SDR family NAD(P)-dependent oxidoreductase has product MIKTATVAAPFSEVATKLIEQLISEGTKLVGFARVGDEQRGAELEANYKGAIQIVYGDMADPESSNHMVASAVELLGSIEAHYHCAGVFSWNHWQHVEPTEVARLFNANFQTAWCMSKALVPAMLGESRSSMVFVSARDTSRFVGAGFGPYMASKMALNGLVESLATELISTNITVNAVQPTIINTAVNRKALPDIDPANFVDPAQMASIMIDISKPTRYQLSGALIPINSGLI; this is encoded by the coding sequence ATGATTAAAACTGCAACGGTTGCTGCGCCATTCTCCGAGGTGGCCACCAAGCTTATTGAGCAACTAATCTCTGAGGGAACCAAGTTGGTTGGTTTTGCGAGGGTAGGTGATGAACAGAGAGGCGCAGAGCTAGAGGCCAACTACAAAGGAGCGATCCAAATCGTTTATGGCGATATGGCTGATCCTGAATCGTCAAACCACATGGTGGCATCGGCCGTTGAGCTACTGGGCAGTATCGAAGCCCATTACCATTGTGCTGGTGTGTTCTCCTGGAACCATTGGCAACATGTTGAACCTACTGAAGTTGCGCGTTTGTTTAATGCCAACTTCCAAACGGCATGGTGCATGTCTAAGGCGCTAGTGCCTGCTATGCTGGGAGAGAGCCGTAGCAGTATGGTGTTTGTCTCGGCAAGGGACACCTCACGCTTTGTGGGGGCTGGCTTTGGCCCTTATATGGCATCAAAAATGGCATTGAATGGTTTGGTCGAAAGCCTGGCGACTGAATTAATTAGCACCAACATCACTGTTAATGCTGTGCAACCGACCATTATCAATACCGCAGTAAATCGTAAAGCACTTCCTGATATTGATCCCGCAAACTTTGTCGACCCTGCACAAATGGCAAGTATCATGATAGATATCAGTAAACCAACGAGATATCAGCTTTCAGGGGCATTGATTCCGATTAACAGTGGTTTGATTTAA